One Artemia franciscana chromosome 7, ASM3288406v1, whole genome shotgun sequence DNA segment encodes these proteins:
- the LOC136029097 gene encoding uncharacterized protein LOC136029097, whose translation MRIKMPAMRIAQAENDSTKQDVLTCGSCQKDFPLGDILSFIQHKVQNCNQRYHDGRQLHNDSSGSPPPLSTTTSSPHKGTTPSSTPPLGPFSPSESDRVDENDNKKELKSPVSRTTVKDVEVNTAHSEPISYLCSTCQRRQSSAWALLQHIQHEHGLHLYQEPVSDRFLTPSPAPSRPRSSLPTLTSPGISSRNFVRTPLPSPGNLQMSSLAPLLLGHHAHLPLDPHNPFGLLRLPFAERPYAPNLAAHTPYSRQDPNFRYGSGSSLNPSLPTDHLHTTTLKKNQILVGQESVKHSSETISSPAKNIIPVETDGAQLAPMSPKPINEQEIKRESEGESEQDLEEEEDCGATDDDRSKNDTPEDLSIKATSPHSTPESQSEKKIHLMGHFMNRFGLPTNPQHGVQTELKVKSDLSKNFQGGPEQGTLSHFPTFPRLDYGQSDLLKALDAHGIPPLKKLKPETESIFANLWLPGLPNREMYNPFRNPSNLDVLNAQKNDLKNFGLDILNGKIPNQMKKDSRRNDTCEYCGKIFKNCSNLTVHRRSHTGEKPYKCGLCSYACAQSSKLTRHMKTHGRQGKDVFKCRFCEMPFSVPSTLEKHMRKCVVQQQKHAGMGSIAFQQFESDEDSLPAHKESVV comes from the exons CTGAAAACGACTCAACGAAACAAGACGTTTTGACTTGTGGAAGTTGTCAGAAAGATTTTCCATTAGGTGACATTCTAAGTTTTATTCAACACAAAGTTCAGAACTGCAACCAAAGATACCACGATGGTCGTCAACTTCATAATGATAGCAGTGGCTCACCTCCCCCATTAAGTACAACAACGAGTTCTCCCCATAAGGGAACGACACCGTCTTCAACACCACCTTTGGGACCTTTTTCACCTAGTGAAAGCGATCGTGTAGatgaaaatgacaataaaaaagaGTTGAAAAGTCCAGTTAGTCGAACAACTGTAAAGGATGTCGAAGTCAACACAGCTCATTCAg aacctATCTCATACCTCTGTTCTACTTGTCAGCGGAGGCAAAGTTCAGCTTGGGCATTGTTACAACATATTCAGCATGAACATGGGCTACACCTTTACCAAGAGCCAGTGTCGGATCGATTTCTTACGCCATCGCCAGCTCCATCACGTCCACGTAGTTCCTTGCCGACATTGACAAGTCCTGGTATTTCCTCTAGAAATTTTGTTCGTACACCTCTCCCTTCACCAGGAAACTTGCAAATGTCATCACTTGCACCATTACTTCTTGGACATCACGCTCATTTACCCCTTGATCCACATAATCCTTTTGGACTTTTAAGACTTCCCTTTGCGGAAAGGCCATATGCACCAAACTTAGCCGCACATACTCCATATTCGAGACAAGACCCGAATTTTCGATACGGTTCAGGCTCGTCTTTAAATCCATCTTTGCCAACAGACCACTTACATAcaacaactttaaaaaagaaccaGATTCTAGTTGGGCAAGAATCTGTCAAACATTCTAGTGAGACCATATCAAGTCctgcaaaaaatattattccagTGGAAACAGACGGGGCACAATTAGCACCCATGTCGCCAAAACCCATTAATGAACAAGAGATAAAAAGAGAATCCGAAGGAGAAAGTGAACAAGAtcttgaagaagaagaagattgtGGTGCCACCGATGACGACAGAAGTAAAAATGATACCCCAGAAGATTTGAGCATAAAAGCTACCTCTCCCCACTCAACCCCAGAATCTCAGtctgagaaaaaaatacatttgatgGGACATTTTATGAACAGATTTGGTCTGCCAACAAATCCGCAGCATGGTGTGCAAACTGAGCTCAAAGTCAAAAGCGATCTTTCAAAAAACTTCCAAGGGGGGCCAGAACAGGGGACTCTGAGCCACTTCCCCACATTTCCCCGTCTTGATTATGGACAATCAGACCTTCTAAAAGCATTGGACGCTCACGGAATCCCTCCCCTGAAAAAACTTAAGCCAGAGACAGAGTCAATTTTTGCTAATTTATGGCTACCAGGTTTACCAAACCGAGAAATGTATAATCCATTTAGAAATCCGTCAAATTTGGATGTCTTGAATGCTcaaaaaaatgacctaaaaaactTCGGACTTGATATCTTGAACGGAAaaattccaaatcaaatgaaaaaagattCTAGAAGAAACGACACCTGTGAATACTGTGGcaagatatttaaaaattgttcaaacTTAACAGTTCATAGAAGGTcacatactggagaaaaaccctaCAAATGCGGACTCTGCTCTTATGCGTGTGCGCAAAGTAGTAAGCTCACACGACATATGAAAACACATGGAAGGCAGGGCAAAGACGTTTTTAAATGTAGGTTTTGTGAAATGCCGTTTTCTGTTCCGTCAACTTTGGAGAAGCACATGAGGAAATGCGTCGTGCAACAACAAAAACACGCTGGAATGGGAAGTATAGCCTTTCAGCAATTTGAATCTGATGAGGACAGTTTACCTGCTCATAAGGAAAGTGTTGTATAG